In the genome of Triticum urartu cultivar G1812 chromosome 5, Tu2.1, whole genome shotgun sequence, one region contains:
- the LOC125510431 gene encoding uncharacterized protein LOC125510431 — MHRLLRCTRSADFDAPASAPFAAVPVAAAAPAAAAPSQAAPAAAVTTTTAAPAPRRAHLGDLGKTPVPDGVAAPSSSTSAPRAAPSVQPAAGVLRTAGSTPVLRLPLGGPGSAIVNHLGPGRSDAGPSSTVGLPPSIAHYFTTKLHLESGNYSRWHQLFYIIACKHEVQHHLDAATEPLGQSAVWRNEDLSIVLWMHGVVAEELMDVVASPDSTAYDIWTQLHVLFMDNQPGCAVILGAEFENLVQGDLSVAEYSRRLKSLADALEDVGEHISDQALTLQLIRGLNRKFQIMATLLPMQSPFPSFVQARSRLLMEEISANERDRLDSRPELPAAALTIGHGPSGGSSPSPDRGSGSDSVNKGKGAAASPTGDRGSGSRGRGRGRGRGRGGQLSGGAPAGRGAAPAGPQPRLASSLHTAPSSPACLHHGPLGLRRTPPAS; from the coding sequence ATGCATCGTCTTCTCCGCTGTACCCGCTCGGCCGACTTCGACGCGCCGGCGTCCGCTCCGTTCGCCGCCGTTCCCGTCGCCGCGGCCGCTCCCGCTGCGGCTGCACCCTCTCAGGCAGCTCCCGCTGCCGCGGTCACCACCACCACGGCTGCACCCGCGCCCCGCCGTGCGCACCTCGGCGACCTGGGCAAGACGCCAGTTCCTGACGGCGTCGCGGCTCCTTCCTCGTCCACCTCGGCGCCCCGTGCGGCGCCCTCTGTCCAGCCAGCCGCAGGCGTCCTGCGCACCGCCGGCAGCACCCCCGTACTGCGCCTCCCGCTGGGCGGCCCCGGCAGCGCCATCGTCAACCACCTCGGCCCGGGGCGCTCCGACGCCGGTCCTTCCTCCACTGTCGGCCTCCCGCCCTCCATCGCGCACTACTTCACCACCAAGCTTCACCTCGAGTCCGGTAACTACTCGCGCTGGCATCAACTCTTTTACATCATCGCTTGCAAACATGAGGTTCAGCATCATCTCGACGCCGCCACCGAGCCGCTCGGCCAGAGCGCCGTGTGGCGCAACGAAGACTTGTCCATAGTGTTGTGGATGCACGGCGTCGTCGCCGAGGAGCTCATGGACGTCGTGGCGTCCCCAGACAGCACCGCCTATGACATCTGGACCCAGCTCCACGTCCTCTTCATGGACAATCAGCCGGGCTGCGCCGTCATCCTCGGGGCGGAGTTCGAGAACCTCGTCCAGGGCGACCTCTCCGTCGCCGAATACAGCCGGAGGCTCAAGTCCCTGGCCGACGCTCTCGAGGACGTCGGCGAGCACATCTCCGATCAGGCCCTCACGCTCCAGCTCATCCGCGGCCTCAACCGCAAGTTTCAGATCATGGCGACGCTCCTTCCGATGCAGTCGCCGTTCCCCTCCTTCGTGCAGGCCCGCTCCCGCCTCCTCATGGAGGAGATCTCTGCCAACGAGCGGGATCGACTGGACAGCCGTCCGGAACTCCCAGCCGCTGCGCTCACCATCGGGCACGGGCCGAGTGGTGGCTCCTCTCCCTCCCCTGATCGCGGATCAGGCAGCGACTCCGTCAACAAGGGCAAGGGCGCCGCTGCATCTCCCACGGGCGACAGGGGCAGTGGCTCGCGTGGGCGTGGGCGCGGGCGTGGTCGCGGCCGCGGCGGCCAGTTGTCTGGTGGCGCTCCCGCTGGGCGCGGCGCCGCTCCGGCCGGGCCGCAGCCCCGACTGGCTTCTTCGCTCCATACGGCGCCCTCCTCCCCGGCCTGCCTGCACCACGGGCCCCTTGGGCTGCGCCGAACGCCGCCGGCGTCCTAG